One Pararhizobium sp. IMCC3301 DNA segment encodes these proteins:
- a CDS encoding beta-ketoacyl-ACP synthase III, giving the protein MAGVGSYLPEKVMTNDDLSKIVETSGEWIVQRTGIKRRHIAAEGEYTSDLATAAAQRALQNSGLGPADIDVVILATSTPDNTFPATAVTVQHRLGIHHGFAFDVQAVCSGFVYAMTIADSLIRAGSADTVLVIGAETFSRILDWTDRSTCVLFGDGAGAAVLRAQPVVDGEPEQGILSCHLRSDGVHKDKLYVDGGPSSTQTTGHLRMQGREVFKHAVGMISGVVTDAFAATGTTPDDLAWFIPHQANRRIIEASAEKLGIDMDKVVMTVEGHGNTSAASIPLALDVAVKDGRVKRGDLVMLEAMGGGFTWGSVLLRW; this is encoded by the coding sequence GTGGCAGGCGTAGGCTCCTATCTGCCCGAAAAGGTCATGACCAATGATGATCTGTCGAAAATTGTCGAAACCTCCGGGGAATGGATCGTTCAGCGCACAGGCATTAAAAGACGTCATATCGCAGCGGAAGGCGAATACACCAGCGATCTGGCAACCGCTGCTGCACAGCGGGCACTGCAGAATTCCGGGTTGGGCCCGGCTGATATCGATGTTGTCATCCTTGCCACATCTACCCCTGACAATACCTTCCCGGCAACGGCCGTAACGGTTCAGCACCGGCTTGGTATTCATCATGGCTTTGCCTTTGACGTGCAGGCGGTCTGCTCCGGCTTCGTCTATGCTATGACAATCGCCGACAGTCTGATCCGTGCCGGTTCTGCCGACACGGTTCTGGTGATCGGCGCGGAAACCTTTTCCCGCATCCTCGACTGGACCGATCGCAGCACTTGCGTTCTGTTTGGTGATGGCGCCGGCGCAGCCGTGCTGCGTGCCCAGCCGGTTGTCGATGGTGAACCGGAGCAGGGTATTTTGAGCTGTCATCTGCGCTCCGACGGGGTCCACAAGGACAAACTCTATGTCGATGGCGGCCCGTCCAGCACGCAGACCACCGGTCATCTGCGCATGCAGGGCAGGGAAGTGTTCAAACATGCGGTCGGGATGATCTCCGGTGTCGTCACCGACGCGTTCGCTGCAACAGGTACAACACCGGATGATCTGGCATGGTTTATTCCCCATCAGGCCAACCGCCGGATTATTGAGGCCAGTGCGGAGAAGCTCGGTATCGACATGGATAAGGTGGTGATGACCGTCGAGGGACATGGCAACACCTCTGCAGCGTCCATTCCGCTGGCGCTGGATGTCGCCGTCAAGGATGGCCGCGTCAAGCGCGGAGATCTGGTGATGCTGGAAGCGATGGGTGGCGGATTTACCTGGGGCAGTGTTCTGTTGCGCTGGTAG
- a CDS encoding integration host factor subunit alpha, whose translation MGGKTVTRADLTEAVYERVGLSRSESSDLVEMVLAEISNTVARGENVKLSSFGSFVVRSKNERIGRNPKTRVEVPIPPRKVMVFKPSNVLKEIVNNNSK comes from the coding sequence ATGGGCGGCAAGACAGTTACCCGGGCCGATTTGACAGAGGCTGTATATGAGCGGGTTGGACTTTCCCGTTCGGAATCCTCGGATCTGGTTGAAATGGTCCTTGCGGAAATTTCAAATACCGTCGCACGCGGCGAGAATGTCAAATTGTCCTCGTTCGGTTCCTTTGTTGTGCGCAGCAAGAACGAACGCATCGGTCGCAATCCGAAAACCAGGGTTGAAGTGCCCATCCCGCCGCGCAAGGTGATGGTTTTCAAGCCCAGCAATGTGTTGAAAGAAATTGTAAACAACAACTCCAAGTAA
- a CDS encoding MerR family transcriptional regulator yields the protein MTAKGPDAFRTISEVADDLDLPQHVLRFWETRFNQIKPMKRGGGRRYYRPQDVELLRGIRVLLYGEGYTIKGVQRLLKERGVKVVMAVGRGEASIDIDGPDLDSGGSATSAVRANPGDTKAAKLFSKLGLKKGSDGYDKADLPFSSEAPAAKGLSEEDVEKLHGTLFELLECKRILDQVK from the coding sequence ATGACGGCAAAAGGCCCCGATGCATTTCGTACCATCAGCGAAGTTGCTGATGATCTGGATTTGCCGCAGCATGTTTTGCGCTTCTGGGAAACCCGTTTCAATCAGATAAAGCCCATGAAGCGTGGCGGCGGGCGGCGCTATTATCGGCCCCAGGACGTGGAATTGCTGCGTGGCATCCGCGTTTTGCTGTATGGCGAAGGCTATACCATCAAAGGCGTGCAGCGTCTCCTCAAGGAACGCGGCGTAAAGGTGGTGATGGCGGTGGGGCGCGGTGAGGCCAGCATCGACATTGACGGCCCGGATCTGGACAGCGGCGGTTCTGCAACGTCGGCAGTGCGCGCAAACCCCGGTGATACAAAAGCTGCAAAACTGTTCTCCAAACTGGGCCTGAAGAAGGGGTCTGATGGATACGACAAGGCCGATCTGCCTTTCAGTTCCGAAGCGCCGGCAGCAAAAGGGCTTTCTGAAGAAGATGTCGAAAAACTCCATGGCACCCTGTTTGAACTGCTCGAATGCAAGCGAATTCTCGATCAGGTGAAATAA
- a CDS encoding sensor domain-containing diguanylate cyclase, with protein sequence MLFDFKQDEHGRIGALERLEILDSSEEKPFEKIVTLVEQVLQVPICAVSLVDRDRQWFKARRGLGVCETARDISFCTHAIQSTEPYIVRDALQNPLFAHNPLVTGEPHIRSYAGVPLQTSEGYVVGTLCAIDTKAREFPPQEIEILKNFTKVVVDELELRKIASTDVLSGALSRRAWMEKAKAEVKRSIRYDRPLSLMIMDIDHFKSVNDTYGHAAGDVVIKKLAELAQNSIRETDSFGRYGGEEFVLLLPETSTPDALKLAERIRSSFSSLSVDELEGTRTTISVGLTQLRDRDDKLNEMIERADKALYEGKQSGRNCCITSVVEPEQIDRRIA encoded by the coding sequence ATGCTCTTTGATTTCAAACAAGACGAACATGGCCGTATCGGGGCTCTGGAGAGGCTCGAGATACTGGATAGCTCCGAGGAAAAACCGTTTGAAAAGATCGTGACTTTGGTCGAGCAGGTCCTGCAGGTGCCAATATGCGCTGTGTCTCTGGTCGACCGGGACAGGCAATGGTTTAAGGCCCGCCGTGGGCTTGGTGTGTGCGAAACTGCACGCGACATCTCATTTTGCACTCACGCAATACAAAGCACCGAACCGTATATAGTCAGAGACGCGCTGCAGAATCCCCTGTTTGCCCACAACCCGCTTGTTACGGGTGAACCTCATATTCGAAGCTATGCTGGCGTTCCTTTGCAGACATCGGAAGGTTATGTGGTCGGGACACTTTGTGCGATTGATACGAAGGCACGTGAATTCCCACCCCAGGAAATCGAAATACTGAAGAATTTTACCAAGGTCGTTGTTGACGAACTTGAGCTGCGTAAAATTGCTTCGACTGATGTGTTGAGTGGCGCCCTTTCGCGTCGCGCATGGATGGAGAAGGCCAAGGCTGAAGTGAAGCGATCCATACGCTACGACAGACCACTATCCCTGATGATCATGGATATTGATCATTTTAAATCAGTCAACGACACCTATGGTCATGCTGCCGGCGACGTTGTCATTAAAAAGCTTGCAGAACTCGCCCAGAACTCTATCCGCGAGACCGATTCATTTGGCCGCTACGGCGGAGAGGAATTCGTGCTGCTGCTTCCCGAAACTTCGACACCGGACGCTCTGAAACTTGCCGAGCGTATCCGATCTTCCTTTTCGAGTCTAAGCGTGGATGAACTTGAGGGAACCCGCACAACAATCAGCGTGGGGCTGACTCAGCTCCGCGATAGAGACGATAAATTGAACGAAATGATCGAACGTGCGGACAAGGCTCTCTATGAAGGAAAGCAGTCTGGTCGTAATTGCTGCATCACCAGTGTTGTTGAACCAGAACAGATAGATCGCCGCATCGCCTGA
- a CDS encoding O-antigen ligase: MEASLARSGTISTRTLGAVFLWLLIFSGGFVFREPAPYELFAVVLVPTWFLAGLPLPRQIAPLFVFLLLYLIGGIIGLSQVKTYDQAPMFIAVTGFLALTSIFFACLVAEDHRRLKHIGNAYIASACFSVALGLAGYFQLVPGAFELFTLYGRASGGFEDPNVFGPFLILPLGLLFYGVMNREPGSMMLRLVLMLFILLGIFMSFSRASWGLAVFTLGGIFVLSLINAKRPTDRVRMFAWLAIAIVGAVGLVLIALSSDQVSALFAERAQIVQNYDGGRFGRFARHALGFKLVADRPLGLGALEFGRRYYPGDPHNIWLKSFTAYGWLGGISYPILVFWTIIRAVPLLFKPRPWQPVLIVSFVVFFGHQVIGAVIDIDHWRHYFLLLGLIWGMIAAEARWSDEMQRQTI, translated from the coding sequence ATGGAAGCCAGCCTGGCCCGATCCGGTACCATTTCCACCCGAACTCTGGGCGCTGTTTTTCTCTGGCTGCTGATTTTTTCCGGTGGCTTCGTGTTCCGCGAACCTGCCCCATACGAATTGTTCGCTGTGGTTCTGGTTCCAACCTGGTTTCTTGCCGGGCTTCCACTGCCGCGACAAATCGCTCCCCTGTTTGTGTTTCTGCTGCTGTATCTGATCGGTGGTATCATCGGGCTCAGCCAGGTGAAGACCTACGATCAGGCACCGATGTTTATCGCTGTAACGGGCTTTCTGGCTCTGACCTCAATCTTCTTCGCCTGTCTGGTGGCAGAGGATCACAGGCGGCTCAAACATATTGGCAATGCCTATATTGCATCAGCTTGCTTCAGTGTCGCACTCGGTCTGGCGGGATATTTCCAGCTCGTTCCAGGCGCATTCGAATTGTTCACGCTGTATGGCCGCGCTTCCGGGGGATTTGAAGACCCCAACGTATTCGGTCCGTTTCTGATCCTGCCTCTCGGCCTGTTGTTCTACGGGGTGATGAACCGGGAACCGGGCAGTATGATGCTGCGTCTCGTGCTGATGCTTTTCATTTTACTTGGCATTTTCATGAGCTTCTCCAGAGCAAGCTGGGGCCTGGCAGTCTTCACTCTTGGTGGAATTTTTGTGCTGAGTCTGATCAATGCGAAACGTCCGACAGACCGTGTGCGTATGTTCGCCTGGCTGGCTATTGCCATTGTCGGTGCCGTCGGTCTGGTACTGATTGCCCTGTCATCGGACCAGGTTTCTGCACTGTTTGCGGAACGTGCCCAGATTGTCCAGAATTATGATGGCGGCCGGTTCGGCCGGTTCGCCCGCCATGCTCTTGGTTTCAAGCTTGTGGCCGACCGGCCTTTGGGCCTGGGCGCGCTGGAATTCGGCCGGCGTTATTATCCGGGCGACCCTCACAATATCTGGCTGAAAAGTTTCACAGCCTATGGCTGGCTCGGCGGGATCTCCTATCCGATCCTGGTGTTCTGGACCATCATCCGGGCTGTCCCGTTGCTGTTCAAACCACGGCCATGGCAACCGGTTCTGATCGTGTCATTTGTCGTGTTTTTTGGACATCAGGTAATTGGCGCCGTCATCGACATTGATCACTGGCGGCATTATTTCCTGCTGCTGGGACTGATTTGGGGGATGATCGCCGCTGAAGCCCGCTGGTCAGACGAGATGCAGCGCCAAACAATCTGA
- a CDS encoding undecaprenyl-phosphate glucose phosphotransferase yields MSEQVVDPLKGTSVPREQAVSRLMKRLSEAVASDDLKDIEAGELGDEARRVASQLTDDNISPRVLAGVVRLIDFCAVTALGFLIYLFYVRPLEEFTGVSAGDLRVLDIRHGVIAIAGGVLAVVFIQAADAYSVSSLRLISRQLGRMLAAWTFVFLVFAITAFFFKQSESFSRVWFGVWFLAGAIILTLSRFAISHYVRGLFRDGRLQRRAILVGGGERAAELIRSLESQAEQELQICGIFDDRDDTRSPPMLLGYPKLGTFADLVVFGRICKIDMLVVTFPLTAEGRVAEMLKDLWVLPVDIRLSAHGNKLNLRPRSYSYVGAVPFLDIIDKPLADWDYFKKRAFDLVFASLALIVLSPVMLLVALAVRLDSAGPVFFRQTRYGFNNEKISVLKFRSMYHHLADPGAKQVVARHDPRVTRVGRFIRKTTLDELPQLINVLRGELSLIGPRPHAVHAHTENRPWEAVVDGYFARHRVKPGISGWAQINGLRGEIRNNEMIRKRVEHDLYYIENWSLKLDLYILLMTPFKILDTRDSY; encoded by the coding sequence ATGTCTGAACAGGTTGTCGATCCACTCAAGGGAACCAGCGTTCCCCGGGAGCAGGCTGTCTCCCGACTGATGAAACGCCTCAGCGAAGCTGTCGCGTCCGATGACCTGAAAGACATTGAAGCTGGAGAATTAGGCGATGAGGCGCGACGTGTCGCCTCACAACTCACGGATGATAATATTTCACCCCGAGTGCTGGCAGGCGTCGTGCGGCTGATTGATTTCTGTGCAGTCACGGCCCTTGGTTTTCTGATCTATCTGTTTTATGTGCGGCCGCTGGAGGAATTCACCGGTGTAAGCGCTGGCGATCTGCGTGTGCTGGATATCCGTCATGGCGTGATTGCCATCGCCGGTGGCGTGCTTGCAGTCGTCTTCATTCAGGCGGCCGATGCCTACAGCGTCAGTTCGCTGCGCCTGATATCGAGACAATTGGGCCGGATGCTGGCTGCATGGACCTTCGTATTTCTGGTTTTCGCCATTACCGCGTTTTTCTTCAAACAGAGCGAAAGCTTTTCCCGGGTGTGGTTCGGAGTCTGGTTCCTGGCCGGCGCCATCATACTGACGCTTTCACGCTTCGCGATTTCGCATTATGTGCGCGGACTGTTTCGCGATGGCCGCCTGCAACGACGGGCAATACTGGTTGGCGGTGGTGAGCGCGCCGCCGAACTCATTCGCTCGCTGGAAAGTCAGGCCGAGCAGGAGTTGCAGATTTGTGGCATTTTTGATGACCGGGATGATACCCGATCTCCGCCGATGCTGCTCGGATATCCAAAGCTCGGCACGTTTGCTGACCTGGTGGTATTCGGCAGGATCTGCAAAATTGACATGCTGGTGGTCACCTTCCCTCTGACTGCAGAAGGCCGGGTGGCCGAAATGCTGAAGGATCTGTGGGTTCTACCGGTTGATATTCGCTTGAGCGCCCACGGCAATAAATTGAACCTGCGGCCCAGATCCTACTCATATGTCGGCGCTGTTCCGTTTCTCGATATTATTGACAAGCCTCTGGCAGATTGGGACTATTTCAAAAAACGTGCCTTTGATCTGGTGTTCGCATCACTGGCGCTGATAGTTCTGTCACCTGTGATGTTGCTGGTTGCCCTTGCGGTGCGTCTCGACAGCGCCGGGCCGGTGTTTTTCCGCCAGACCAGATATGGCTTCAACAACGAAAAAATCTCGGTGCTGAAATTCCGCTCAATGTATCATCATCTGGCCGATCCTGGTGCCAAACAGGTTGTCGCCCGGCATGATCCGCGGGTGACCCGGGTCGGGCGGTTTATCCGCAAGACCACTCTGGATGAACTGCCCCAGTTGATCAATGTTCTGCGCGGCGAGTTATCGCTGATTGGTCCACGGCCTCACGCGGTGCATGCGCATACGGAAAACCGCCCCTGGGAAGCGGTGGTCGATGGATATTTTGCCCGCCACCGTGTCAAGCCCGGAATTTCCGGCTGGGCGCAGATCAACGGCCTGCGCGGGGAAATCCGCAATAACGAGATGATCCGCAAACGGGTTGAGCACGATCTGTATTATATTGAGAACTGGTCACTCAAGCTTGATCTCTACATTCTCCTTATGACGCCGTTCAAGATTCTCGATACGCGCGATTCCTACTGA
- a CDS encoding polysaccharide biosynthesis/export family protein, whose translation MLSTGFLKAIGIAFLALVVSGCARELPRSSAVLGAPSVSAYQFDAGDKLRIIVFEQDSLSGTYEVNSVGNIMMPLVGEVRAKGATIHSLAKTVRAKLANGYLRDPDVSVELTESRPFFIHGEVTRPGAYSFSSGLSMERAIALAGGFTSRADTQFFAVDRADGSGHPEPITYRLGLRDAVVPGDTIYVRERLF comes from the coding sequence ATGCTCAGCACCGGATTCTTGAAGGCAATTGGTATTGCGTTTCTTGCCCTTGTGGTGAGCGGTTGCGCCCGCGAATTGCCGCGGTCCAGCGCGGTGCTCGGTGCGCCGAGTGTCAGTGCCTACCAGTTCGACGCCGGAGACAAATTGCGGATCATCGTATTTGAGCAGGATTCCTTGTCCGGGACATATGAAGTGAACTCCGTGGGCAACATCATGATGCCTCTGGTTGGTGAAGTGCGCGCCAAAGGCGCGACCATTCACAGCCTGGCCAAAACCGTTCGCGCGAAACTAGCGAATGGATATCTGCGTGATCCCGATGTCAGTGTGGAGTTGACGGAATCCCGACCTTTCTTCATTCATGGCGAAGTTACAAGACCCGGCGCATACAGCTTCTCCTCCGGACTGAGCATGGAGCGCGCAATAGCGCTGGCTGGCGGCTTCACGTCCAGAGCAGATACTCAATTTTTTGCAGTCGACCGTGCTGACGGGTCAGGTCATCCGGAACCAATCACTTATCGTCTTGGCCTGCGTGACGCAGTTGTGCCCGGTGATACAATTTATGTGCGTGAACGTTTGTTTTGA
- a CDS encoding GumC family protein has translation MDIYIIFRAILWACLWAVPFALIVAAGTWYYLSKQDPVYRATASVLIEIPEVSGLQGATGNSVSDASLRLSAEAINSKVQLIRSRDLARAVINRMGLVEVAEFRPEPGEESEPQRIEDTVLDKFQERLAVYPIDTSRVIFVEFESKDPVLAAAVANGVIEEFLKTERFARQTATTQARAWLENEISTLRKRVVEAETSAEQFRSRAGLFATASNTTLPQQQLATLSQSLADARTRGSLAQSALMGLQRVFDQANGNVERLLSSPAIANQSLIQALRQSRATLEAQIADLSASLLPRHPRMRALLDQRSVLDRQIAREARSVLTGLQQEADRAEQEVAQFSELLSTQKLESGTAQQNEVELRALEREARAERELLETLLAQYRTLLAREGSGGQPAEARMIETADAPLEPSGPRLIILVAAATLAALLLSIGFVVLRELLSGRALGIQQGIGEVAVQRDGRRNRYEDRKENSRPMAA, from the coding sequence TTGGATATTTATATAATTTTTCGCGCCATTTTGTGGGCGTGTCTTTGGGCTGTGCCGTTCGCTCTGATTGTGGCTGCAGGAACGTGGTATTATCTCTCAAAGCAGGATCCGGTATACCGCGCCACCGCGTCGGTGCTGATCGAGATTCCTGAGGTTTCCGGCCTTCAAGGCGCCACAGGCAATTCCGTTTCCGATGCGTCATTGCGGTTAAGTGCTGAGGCCATCAATTCGAAAGTTCAACTCATCCGGTCGCGCGATCTGGCACGGGCTGTCATCAACCGCATGGGCCTCGTCGAGGTAGCTGAATTCCGCCCTGAGCCGGGCGAAGAATCGGAACCGCAGCGCATTGAAGACACAGTGCTTGATAAATTCCAGGAGAGGCTGGCGGTCTATCCAATCGATACGTCTCGGGTCATATTCGTTGAGTTTGAGAGCAAGGATCCGGTTCTTGCGGCTGCGGTCGCAAATGGTGTGATCGAGGAATTTCTTAAGACCGAACGTTTCGCCAGGCAGACAGCAACCACTCAGGCACGCGCCTGGCTGGAAAATGAGATTTCAACTTTGCGCAAACGTGTTGTCGAGGCCGAAACCAGTGCGGAACAGTTCCGCAGCCGCGCCGGACTGTTTGCCACGGCCTCCAACACGACATTGCCGCAACAGCAACTGGCCACTCTGTCGCAGAGCCTCGCCGACGCACGCACACGGGGAAGCCTTGCGCAAAGCGCCCTGATGGGATTGCAGAGGGTTTTTGACCAGGCAAATGGCAACGTTGAACGGTTGCTGTCCTCGCCTGCCATCGCCAACCAGTCGCTGATTCAGGCCCTGCGCCAGTCGCGGGCTACTCTGGAAGCACAGATTGCTGATTTGTCTGCCAGTCTTCTGCCGCGCCATCCGCGCATGCGAGCGCTGCTGGATCAACGGTCTGTCCTGGACCGGCAGATCGCCCGTGAAGCGCGTTCCGTTCTGACTGGTCTGCAACAGGAAGCAGACCGTGCAGAGCAGGAAGTGGCGCAATTCAGTGAATTACTCTCGACACAGAAACTGGAATCCGGCACCGCTCAGCAAAATGAAGTTGAACTGCGAGCCCTGGAACGTGAAGCACGCGCTGAACGGGAATTGCTCGAAACCCTGCTGGCACAATACAGGACCCTGCTGGCGCGAGAGGGATCGGGCGGACAGCCTGCCGAAGCCAGAATGATTGAGACCGCAGACGCACCACTGGAGCCTTCCGGCCCGCGTCTCATTATACTTGTTGCTGCCGCCACGCTCGCCGCGTTGCTGCTGAGCATCGGCTTTGTCGTGCTCCGTGAATTGTTGTCCGGTCGTGCACTGGGTATCCAGCAAGGGATCGGCGAGGTGGCCGTACAGCGCGATGGCCGCCGTAACAGATACGAAGACCGCAAGGAGAACAGCCGTCCAATGGCGGCCTGA
- a CDS encoding polysaccharide deacetylase family protein gives MLRRGLIKFALATLSSSGLANAMEPWTGGRGAILMLHRVRPQKNTPFQPNAHLEVTPQYVDEALTDLRRRGMEFISIDEIPERLASARAGRFIVVTLDDASLDNLTYGLDVFDSNDCPFTVYVTSGFVDRTTLPWWVVLEEVIASRAIVDARPLGGNSAEVLGSLQQKRRAFTRLSSQFKMVPERQKQAKVQDFAAMHGLNVDALMNNNFMNWQQLETLAESPLATIGGHTLSHPILARLKASEARAEIVLGAERIEEKLGRFPEHFAYPYGGSDAVEKTMFDMVEQLGFATAVTTRGGILKGDGKEHLTALPRVSVNGHYQDIRALRALISGFPYICRRAGLGTIFRKSSGLERQGAASTRL, from the coding sequence ATGCTGCGCAGGGGGCTTATCAAATTCGCACTGGCGACGCTTTCGTCCTCGGGGCTGGCAAATGCCATGGAACCGTGGACCGGAGGTCGCGGTGCCATTTTGATGCTGCATCGTGTCCGTCCGCAGAAGAACACGCCGTTTCAGCCGAATGCTCATCTGGAAGTCACGCCGCAATATGTTGACGAGGCCTTAACGGATTTACGGCGTCGTGGCATGGAATTCATTTCCATTGATGAAATCCCCGAACGGCTTGCAAGCGCGCGCGCCGGACGTTTCATAGTCGTAACACTTGACGATGCGTCACTCGACAATCTGACCTACGGCCTGGATGTGTTTGACAGCAACGATTGTCCCTTCACCGTCTATGTGACATCCGGGTTTGTGGATCGCACGACACTGCCCTGGTGGGTCGTACTGGAGGAGGTTATTGCCAGCCGGGCCATCGTCGATGCCCGCCCACTTGGTGGAAACAGTGCTGAAGTTCTTGGCTCACTGCAACAAAAACGGCGCGCATTCACGCGACTTTCGAGCCAGTTCAAAATGGTGCCCGAGCGGCAAAAGCAGGCGAAAGTCCAGGATTTTGCAGCCATGCACGGGCTGAATGTCGACGCCCTCATGAACAACAATTTCATGAACTGGCAACAACTTGAGACCCTTGCGGAAAGTCCTTTGGCCACGATTGGTGGACATACGCTGAGCCACCCCATCCTTGCCAGACTGAAGGCAAGTGAAGCCAGGGCCGAGATTGTACTTGGCGCCGAGCGAATTGAGGAAAAGCTCGGCAGATTTCCCGAACACTTCGCCTATCCATATGGCGGCAGCGATGCGGTTGAGAAAACCATGTTCGACATGGTCGAGCAACTGGGCTTTGCCACCGCCGTGACAACACGCGGCGGAATTCTGAAAGGTGATGGCAAGGAGCATCTTACGGCACTGCCCAGAGTGTCGGTGAACGGACACTACCAGGATATCAGGGCGTTGCGCGCTCTGATCAGCGGTTTTCCTTATATCTGCCGTAGGGCCGGATTGGGCACAATATTCCGGAAATCTAGCGGCCTGGAGCGCCAGGGCGCTGCATCCACCAGATTATAG
- a CDS encoding DUF2842 domain-containing protein produces the protein MKLASATLPTIGGLGQLGFYIFFGLIWVVPAGAIIWWMQRPGAPGR, from the coding sequence ATGAAACTTGCATCGGCAACCCTGCCAACTATCGGTGGATTGGGGCAGTTGGGATTTTATATATTTTTTGGTTTGATCTGGGTGGTGCCGGCAGGCGCTATAATCTGGTGGATGCAGCGCCCTGGCGCTCCAGGCCGCTAG
- a CDS encoding COX15/CtaA family protein has product MTVSAQTTAIPDAAEHNTGAIRLWLYLICFLIFIMVIIGGVTRLTDSGLSITEWKPLLGAIPPWNEANWLQEFEKYRQIPEYQLQNKGMSLAEFQFIYWWEWGHRFFGRLIGLVYLLPFVWFAWRKAIPKPLYPKLLILFALGGLQGFVGWWMVFSGLSERVDVSQYRLAVHLTLAFFIFAATLWVARGLRGPASTQRYQYVSGGVLLVSQLLLILLFLQLFAGGLVAGLDAGMTYNTWPLMDGSFIPSGLLNDAPGGWLNLFENIQTVQFTHRMVAYLLLALAVFHLFQIGFAKTGIAGTTAKIVVLVVSIQAVIGIAALLLAVPLWAGALHQGFAVIVLAVFVMHSQNMRRAGAETAAARRAS; this is encoded by the coding sequence ATGACAGTTTCCGCACAAACCACCGCTATACCAGACGCCGCCGAGCACAATACCGGCGCAATCCGGCTCTGGCTGTACCTGATCTGTTTTCTGATTTTTATCATGGTGATTATTGGCGGGGTAACCCGGCTGACCGATTCCGGCCTGTCTATAACAGAGTGGAAACCCCTGCTCGGGGCAATCCCGCCCTGGAACGAAGCCAACTGGCTTCAGGAATTTGAAAAATACCGGCAGATTCCGGAATATCAGTTGCAGAACAAGGGCATGTCGCTTGCCGAGTTCCAGTTTATCTACTGGTGGGAATGGGGTCACCGCTTTTTCGGGCGCCTGATAGGGCTTGTTTATCTGCTGCCCTTTGTCTGGTTTGCCTGGCGCAAAGCCATACCGAAGCCGCTTTATCCGAAATTGCTGATATTGTTTGCCCTCGGCGGGCTGCAGGGTTTTGTCGGCTGGTGGATGGTCTTTTCCGGACTGTCAGAACGTGTTGATGTCAGCCAGTACCGGCTCGCCGTTCATCTGACGCTGGCCTTCTTTATTTTCGCAGCAACCCTGTGGGTGGCGCGGGGACTGCGCGGCCCGGCGTCAACGCAGCGCTATCAATATGTCTCCGGTGGCGTTCTTCTGGTTTCGCAGCTGCTGTTGATCCTCTTGTTCCTGCAATTGTTTGCAGGCGGTCTGGTCGCCGGTCTGGATGCGGGCATGACTTACAACACCTGGCCTTTGATGGATGGCAGCTTTATCCCCTCAGGGCTGCTCAATGACGCACCGGGCGGATGGCTGAACCTGTTTGAGAATATCCAGACAGTTCAGTTCACCCATCGCATGGTGGCATATCTGTTGCTCGCTCTGGCTGTGTTTCACCTTTTCCAGATTGGCTTTGCCAAAACAGGGATTGCAGGCACAACCGCAAAGATTGTGGTGCTGGTTGTCAGCATTCAGGCGGTCATCGGCATAGCCGCCTTGTTGCTGGCAGTGCCGCTTTGGGCCGGTGCCCTGCATCAGGGCTTTGCCGTAATCGTGCTTGCAGTGTTTGTCATGCACAGTCAGAACATGCGCCGGGCCGGAGCGGAAACGGCAGCGGCCCGCAGGGCAAGTTAG